A single window of Candidatus Zymogenus saltonus DNA harbors:
- a CDS encoding DNA ligase — protein sequence MPMFVVQKHRGKRLHYDFRLEMEGVLKSWAVPKGPSMDGSVKRLAVMVDDHDVVYADYEGVIPDGMYGAGPVMVWDRGDYENLKPDGFEKGRVEVLLKGEKLKGKFALVKMKAKGKGDTDKNWLLIKMKDEFEDREVDILDSAPDSVKSGRSLDEIGAEAPTEPPCDVRE from the coding sequence ATGCCGATGTTCGTGGTCCAAAAACACAGGGGAAAGAGGCTCCACTACGACTTTCGCCTCGAGATGGAGGGCGTCCTGAAGTCCTGGGCGGTCCCGAAGGGGCCGTCCATGGATGGCTCCGTGAAAAGGCTCGCCGTCATGGTTGACGACCACGACGTGGTGTACGCCGACTACGAGGGGGTGATCCCTGATGGGATGTACGGCGCCGGCCCGGTGATGGTCTGGGACAGGGGCGACTACGAGAACCTGAAGCCGGACGGCTTCGAGAAGGGGAGGGTCGAGGTTTTATTGAAAGGGGAGAAGCTCAAGGGAAAGTTCGCCCTCGTAAAAATGAAGGCGAAGGGAAAGGGAGATACCGACAAGAACTGGCTCCTCATCAAGATGAAGGACGAGTTCGAGGACCGCGAGGTGGATATTCTGGATTCAGCCCCGGACTCGGTGAAGAGCGGAAGGAGCTTAGACGAGATCGGGGCGGAGGCGCCGACGGAGCCGCCGTGTGATGTGAGGGAGTAG
- a CDS encoding ATP-binding protein, with translation MSLNHFENILRRGYESKELDYKSPIKWDEKDKKASCEIVKDILAMANTNGGWIVIGVKEIDNGFDFIGVTKEESKSFESTRVNNFVQKYADPPINLKVVKIESENRDFVILEIPQFLTTPHICIKNYPDVLLSATLYVRTDNNESAPINSSHDLRNILELSIKNRSEQLLEQISIFFKHGEMGERKNTDQQKFEEQINDALKSFDQNNTFKDEYYGYREVWLVPEKFDEILIEKDNLLDISKKADIDYIGRPFLQINYPNTTCKMGNNLQTFNTYQDFLGNKRVYFWRLYQSGLFIKKENIYEFLKTDKETKVLDIDITTLLIAASIFFLTKLYCDVLDETDFIELNIVLRNTLDRKLCTGENVDDLSADYFSKMPEIHYKKSLRLLEWNIGKIENALEIAESIFKDFHWDQPNLEPVKRRLKLEKIFQRDL, from the coding sequence ATGTCTTTAAATCATTTTGAAAATATTTTAAGAAGGGGTTATGAATCAAAGGAGTTGGATTACAAATCCCCTATAAAATGGGATGAAAAAGATAAAAAAGCTTCTTGTGAAATTGTTAAAGATATACTTGCAATGGCAAATACAAACGGTGGTTGGATAGTAATTGGTGTAAAGGAAATCGACAATGGCTTTGATTTTATAGGTGTAACTAAAGAAGAATCGAAAAGTTTTGAAAGTACTAGGGTAAATAATTTTGTACAAAAGTATGCTGATCCACCAATTAATTTAAAAGTTGTTAAAATAGAAAGTGAAAATAGAGACTTTGTAATTTTGGAAATACCACAGTTTTTAACTACTCCACATATTTGCATAAAAAATTACCCTGATGTACTATTATCAGCTACTCTATATGTAAGAACTGACAACAATGAGTCAGCACCAATTAATTCATCACACGATTTAAGAAATATTTTAGAATTATCTATAAAAAATAGAAGTGAACAACTTCTCGAACAAATAAGCATTTTTTTTAAGCATGGTGAAATGGGAGAAAGAAAAAATACCGATCAACAAAAATTTGAAGAACAGATAAACGATGCTTTAAAAAGTTTTGATCAGAATAATACATTTAAAGATGAGTATTATGGCTATAGAGAAGTCTGGCTTGTCCCAGAAAAATTTGATGAGATTCTAATCGAAAAAGATAACTTGCTTGATATATCAAAAAAGGCCGATATTGATTACATAGGTAGACCTTTTTTACAAATCAATTATCCAAATACTACTTGTAAAATGGGAAATAATTTACAAACTTTCAATACTTACCAAGATTTTTTAGGGAATAAAAGAGTATATTTTTGGAGATTATATCAAAGTGGTCTTTTTATTAAAAAAGAAAATATATATGAATTTTTAAAAACAGATAAAGAAACAAAAGTATTGGATATTGATATTACGACACTTCTAATAGCAGCATCAATATTTTTTCTAACGAAACTTTATTGCGATGTTCTTGACGAAACTGATTTTATTGAATTGAATATTGTATTAAGAAATACTCTGGACAGGAAATTATGCACAGGTGAAAATGTGGATGATTTATCTGCTGATTACTTCTCGAAAATGCCGGAAATACATTACAAAAAGAGTTTAAGACTTCTAGAGTGGAATATTGGTAAAATTGAAAATGCCCTTGAAATTGCCGAGTCTATTTTTAAAGATTTCCATTGGGATCAGCCAAATCTTGAGCCAGTAAAACGTAGATTGAAATTGGAGAAAATTTTTCAAAGAGATTTATAA